Within the Terriglobia bacterium genome, the region GGGATCGTGGGCGCGGTCATCCTGGGTCTCGGCCGTGCGTTGGGGGAGACCATGGCGGTCACCATGGTGATCGGCAACCGGCCGGAGATCGCGAAATCGCTGTTCGCGCCCGGGTACACGATGGCGAGCGTCATCGCCAACGAGTTCAGTGAGGCCACGGGCGACCTTTACTTGAGCGCGCTGGTACACCTGGCGCTGGGGCTGTTCCTGGTCACGATCGTGGTCAACGCGCTGGCGCGGCTGTTGGTATGGACAGTGACGCGCGGAACACCGGCGAGGGCCCATGCGCAGTAGATCCCTGCGGTACTGGTGGCGGGAGTTCGTCGACCGCGCGGCGACGGTGACTGCGATGCTGGCCGTCATTGCCGTGCTCACGCCGTTGCTGGCCATCTTCGGCTACCTTGTTATCAAGGGCATCGGGTCGCTGAACTGGGCTTTTCTGACCCAGACGCCGAAGCCGGTCGGAGAAGCGGGCGGCGGGATGGGCAATGCCATCGTCGGTTCGGGGATCATCCTGGGCATCGCGTCGTTGATCGGCGTCCCGCTGGGGATCGGTTCGGGCATCTATCTCTCGGAGTACGGCCGCCACCGCTTCGGCAATGTATTGCGCTTCACGGCCGACGTTCTGAACGGCGTGCCGTCGATCGTGATCGGGATAGTGGTCTACGGCCTGGTGGTGATCAAGCAGAAGCACTTCTCGGCATTCGCCGGCGGCATCGCGCTGGGGATCATGATGATCCCGACCATCAGCCGGGCGACCGAGGAGGTGATGCTGATGGTGCCGAACTCGATCCGCGAAGCCGCGCTGGGGCTGGGCATCTCGCGCTGGCGCTCGACGCTTTCGATCACGCTGCGGACGGCCACGTCGGGAGTCATCACCGGCGTGATGCTGGCGTTCGCGCGCGTGGCGGGGGAGACCGCGCCGCTGCTGTTCACCGCGTTCGGAAATCAGTTCTGGAGCCTGAAGCCGAACCAACCAACCGCCGCGTTGCCGCTGCAGATCTTCGTGTACGCGATCTCGCCGTTCGACGAGTGGCACCGCCAAGCGTGGGCGGGCGCACTGGTGCTGATCGCGCTGATCGTGGCCAGCGTGGCCATGGTGCGTCTCATCGCCAGCCGCGGCGTTCTGCGGGGAGCTGCCTGATGGGCGTGGGAATCGAAGTCGCCGGCTTGAACGCGTGGTTCGGCGCCACCCAGGCGCTCTACGACATCACGATGAGCGTTGCCGCCAACCATGCGACGGCGATCATCGGGCCGTCGGGTTGCGGCAAGTCCACCTTCATCCGCTGCCTGAACCGGATGCACGAGACGGTGCCAACGGCGCGCGTCGAGGGGCGGGTCATGGTCGGA harbors:
- the pstA gene encoding phosphate ABC transporter permease PstA, which codes for MRSRSLRYWWREFVDRAATVTAMLAVIAVLTPLLAIFGYLVIKGIGSLNWAFLTQTPKPVGEAGGGMGNAIVGSGIILGIASLIGVPLGIGSGIYLSEYGRHRFGNVLRFTADVLNGVPSIVIGIVVYGLVVIKQKHFSAFAGGIALGIMMIPTISRATEEVMLMVPNSIREAALGLGISRWRSTLSITLRTATSGVITGVMLAFARVAGETAPLLFTAFGNQFWSLKPNQPTAALPLQIFVYAISPFDEWHRQAWAGALVLIALIVASVAMVRLIASRGVLRGAA